A single Streptomyces mirabilis DNA region contains:
- a CDS encoding VWA domain-containing protein produces MNAPTGVAERLTGLVGALRAHGVRIGTGETVDAAQAVAALGLTDRELLREGLAATLLHGTGQRRVFDPVFDLYFPRLVGAPMSEGQESDALAADREELRDRLAAALAAGDRETLERLAIEAVDGFGGYGSSPGSDGWSSYQTLDRLRPQTLMARVRDSVRARQDGAAGFADRLLEDEIRRRIEMFRALVATEARRRVAERRGRDELARRAVAPTADRVDFLFAGRDRLAELRRTVQPLARKLATRLAARRRRAARGTIDLRRTLRGSLSTGGVPMRPVLRRRRPVRPELVLLCDVSGSVAGFSDFTMLLVQALHDQFSKVRVFAFVNRIDEVTGLLVHGAADPEGLGARIRSEATLTGWHGSSDYGVAFGEFAERYVDAVGPRTTVFVLGDARTNMGDPNLPAVRRFSERARRVYWLNPEPLSQWGTGDSAAPEYAGLVEMHECRNVRQLSGLIGRLLPV; encoded by the coding sequence GTGAACGCGCCGACGGGCGTCGCCGAGCGGCTGACGGGGCTGGTCGGCGCGTTGCGCGCACACGGCGTACGGATCGGCACCGGCGAGACCGTGGACGCCGCGCAGGCGGTGGCGGCGCTCGGCCTGACCGACCGGGAACTGCTGCGTGAGGGCCTCGCCGCCACGCTGTTGCACGGCACGGGGCAGCGCCGGGTGTTCGACCCCGTCTTCGACCTGTACTTCCCGCGTCTCGTCGGGGCACCGATGTCCGAAGGGCAGGAGAGCGACGCTCTCGCCGCCGACCGGGAGGAGCTGCGCGACCGGCTCGCGGCCGCGCTCGCCGCCGGCGACCGGGAGACGCTGGAGCGGCTGGCGATCGAGGCGGTGGACGGCTTCGGGGGCTACGGTTCCTCGCCGGGGTCGGACGGCTGGTCGTCGTACCAGACGCTCGACCGGCTCCGCCCGCAGACGCTGATGGCGCGCGTCCGTGACAGCGTCCGGGCGCGCCAGGACGGCGCGGCGGGGTTCGCCGACCGGCTGCTGGAGGACGAGATCCGGCGGCGTATCGAGATGTTCCGCGCGCTGGTCGCCACGGAGGCGCGACGCCGGGTCGCCGAGCGGCGCGGCCGGGACGAGTTGGCGCGGCGGGCGGTGGCCCCGACCGCCGACCGGGTCGACTTCCTGTTCGCGGGGCGGGACCGGCTCGCCGAGCTGCGCAGGACGGTGCAGCCGCTGGCGCGCAAGCTGGCCACCCGGCTCGCCGCACGCCGTCGCCGGGCCGCGCGCGGCACCATCGACCTGCGGCGGACCCTGCGCGGTTCGCTGTCCACGGGCGGGGTGCCGATGCGGCCGGTGCTGCGCAGGCGCCGCCCCGTCCGGCCCGAACTGGTGCTGCTGTGCGATGTGTCGGGCTCGGTGGCGGGTTTCTCGGACTTCACGATGCTGTTGGTGCAGGCGCTGCACGACCAGTTCAGCAAGGTGCGGGTGTTCGCCTTCGTCAACCGGATCGACGAGGTGACCGGCCTGCTCGTGCACGGCGCGGCCGATCCGGAGGGGCTGGGTGCCCGGATCCGCTCCGAGGCGACGCTGACGGGCTGGCACGGCAGCAGCGACTACGGCGTCGCGTTCGGCGAGTTCGCCGAGCGGTACGTCGACGCGGTGGGGCCGCGCACGACCGTGTTCGTCCTCGGGGACGCCCGTACGAACATGGGCGACCCGAATCTGCCGGCCGTCCGGCGGTTCTCCGAACGGGCCCGCCGTGTCTACTGGTTGAACCCCGAGCCGCTCTCCCAGTGGGGTACGGGCGACTCGGCGGCGCCCGAGTACGCCGGGCTCGTCGAGATGCACGAGTGCCGCAACGTACGACAACTCAGCGGGCTGATCGGCCGACTGCTGCCGGTGTGA
- a CDS encoding SDR family oxidoreductase gives MTSIEGSVVLVTGGSRGIGRALVQDLYERGASKVYATARDPRTVTHPDAVPLALEVSDPASVAAAAERAQDVTVLINNAGASVNANFLDSPVEDVRREFETNFFGPLLVTRAFVPIIERNGGGHILNVHSVLSWVGLLGSYSASKAAFWSQTNSLRLDLKPRGIDVTGLHVGYVDTDMAAKVDAPKSSPESVAAQALDGIESGAFEVLADDLSRQVKAQLAEDLGVMYPQLVA, from the coding sequence ATGACATCCATCGAAGGTTCGGTCGTCCTGGTCACCGGCGGCAGCCGCGGCATCGGCCGCGCGCTCGTGCAGGACCTCTACGAGCGCGGCGCGTCGAAGGTGTACGCCACCGCACGCGACCCGCGGACCGTCACGCACCCCGACGCGGTGCCGCTGGCGCTGGAAGTGAGCGACCCCGCGTCCGTCGCCGCGGCCGCCGAGCGCGCGCAGGACGTCACCGTCCTGATCAACAACGCCGGCGCGTCCGTGAACGCGAACTTCCTGGACTCGCCCGTCGAGGACGTCCGCCGTGAGTTCGAGACGAACTTCTTCGGCCCTCTCCTCGTCACGCGCGCCTTCGTGCCGATCATCGAGCGCAACGGCGGCGGGCACATCCTCAACGTCCACTCGGTGCTGTCGTGGGTGGGGCTCCTGGGTTCCTACAGCGCCTCCAAGGCGGCCTTCTGGTCGCAGACCAACTCCCTGCGCCTCGACCTGAAGCCGCGCGGCATCGACGTCACGGGACTCCATGTCGGTTACGTCGACACCGACATGGCCGCGAAGGTGGACGCGCCGAAGTCCTCGCCCGAGAGCGTCGCGGCACAGGCCCTCGACGGCATCGAGTCCGGTGCCTTCGAGGTGCTGGCGGACGACCTCTCCCGGCAGGTCAAGGCCCAGCTGGCCGAGGATCTGGGCGTGATGTACCCGCAGCTGGTCGCGTAA
- a CDS encoding MFS transporter — MTPTDRVAPGRPTGDLSLVLVLGLAAMIVSMMQTLVVPILSIIQSDLGTTTANVSWVTTATLLSAAVFTPLLGRFGDMHGKKPTLIGVLLLMIAGSVLAATTTSLLWLIVGRVLQGAATAIFPLALSVLREEIPPAKLHGAMALVSGTLAVGSGLALVAAGLLTRGSDPDYHRVFWLAVALAALALVGVVLRVPSSRSTTGGRTDWLGAGTLAALLVLLLLPISQGHEWGWSSARTVGLFIAAVVMAAVWVLVERKVRAPMVDMGMFAHRPVLFTNLAGLFLGFAMFSQFIGVAYLAQMPKELTGYGFGASVLRASVEYLLPTTLISLLAAQFGGILVGRIGARFTLAVGAVFGVAGFAWLTLAHDTSASIILAGLLIGVAISFGYAAMPALIVASVPHHQTGIANGLNSISRSVGSAIASAVITSLLASKTIQHLPAGAPALPAESQFTLSFAIAGVAFVLIVAVALVGLTRGAAQEHTVETKASATDDDAVTEDAAAGEAVVETAGVTS; from the coding sequence GTGACACCCACAGATCGCGTGGCGCCCGGGCGCCCCACCGGCGACCTCTCACTCGTCCTGGTCCTCGGCCTCGCGGCCATGATCGTCTCGATGATGCAGACCCTCGTCGTACCGATCCTGAGCATCATCCAGAGCGACCTCGGTACCACCACCGCCAACGTCAGTTGGGTCACCACCGCGACCCTGCTGTCCGCCGCGGTCTTCACCCCGCTGCTCGGCCGGTTCGGCGACATGCACGGCAAGAAGCCCACGCTGATCGGGGTTCTGCTGTTGATGATCGCCGGTTCGGTGCTGGCGGCGACCACCACCTCGCTGCTGTGGCTGATCGTCGGGCGGGTGCTCCAGGGCGCGGCCACCGCGATCTTCCCGCTCGCCCTCTCGGTCCTGCGCGAGGAGATACCACCGGCGAAGCTGCACGGCGCGATGGCGCTGGTGAGCGGCACGCTCGCGGTCGGCAGCGGACTCGCCCTGGTGGCGGCCGGACTGCTCACACGGGGCTCGGATCCCGACTACCACCGGGTGTTCTGGCTCGCCGTGGCGCTCGCGGCCCTCGCCCTGGTCGGCGTCGTCCTGCGCGTCCCCTCCTCACGCTCGACGACCGGCGGCCGTACCGACTGGCTCGGCGCGGGAACGCTCGCCGCGCTGCTCGTCCTGCTCCTGCTGCCGATCTCGCAGGGGCACGAGTGGGGCTGGTCCTCCGCCCGCACCGTCGGCCTGTTCATCGCCGCGGTCGTCATGGCGGCCGTCTGGGTCCTGGTCGAGCGCAAGGTCCGCGCGCCGATGGTGGACATGGGGATGTTCGCCCACCGTCCGGTGCTCTTCACGAACCTCGCCGGCCTCTTCCTCGGCTTCGCGATGTTCTCCCAGTTCATCGGCGTCGCTTACCTGGCGCAGATGCCGAAGGAGCTCACCGGCTACGGATTCGGCGCCTCGGTGCTGCGCGCCTCCGTCGAGTACCTGCTGCCGACCACGCTGATCTCGCTGCTCGCCGCACAGTTCGGCGGGATCCTCGTCGGGCGGATCGGGGCGCGGTTCACTCTCGCCGTGGGCGCCGTGTTCGGTGTCGCCGGCTTCGCGTGGCTGACCCTGGCGCACGACACCTCCGCGTCGATCATCCTGGCGGGCCTGCTGATCGGTGTCGCGATCAGCTTCGGCTACGCGGCCATGCCCGCGCTCATCGTGGCGAGCGTGCCGCACCACCAGACCGGCATCGCCAACGGACTCAACTCCATCTCCCGTTCCGTCGGCAGCGCGATCGCCAGTGCCGTGATCACCTCGCTGCTGGCGTCCAAGACCATCCAGCACCTGCCGGCCGGCGCGCCCGCGCTGCCCGCCGAGAGCCAGTTCACGCTGAGCTTCGCGATCGCCGGAGTCGCGTTCGTGCTGATCGTGGCCGTGGCGCTGGTCGGTCTGACCAGGGGGGCGGCCCAGGAGCACACGGTCGAGACGAAGGCCTCCGCCACCGACGACGATGCCGTCACCGAGGACGCCGCGGCGGGCGAGGCTGTCGTGGAGACGGCGGGCGTCACGTCCTGA
- a CDS encoding MarR family winged helix-turn-helix transcriptional regulator gives MSATSGTSRSTEASDAGPLAVSNVMLLDTLWASMVSLYADLTSAAAAHGLTYSQAKALNVLRQGPAPMRALAGTLRCDASNMTGIIDRLEARGLVYREPSPTDRRVKNVVLSEDGAAAVSSIRDGMHGTHQALDSLTDAERSTLEGLLSRLFVAKDGRDS, from the coding sequence ATGTCCGCGACATCTGGAACGAGCCGCTCCACCGAGGCGTCCGACGCCGGACCCCTCGCCGTCTCCAACGTCATGCTTCTCGACACCCTCTGGGCGTCGATGGTCAGCCTCTACGCGGATCTCACCAGCGCCGCCGCCGCGCACGGCCTCACCTACAGCCAGGCCAAGGCGCTCAACGTGCTGCGCCAGGGCCCGGCTCCGATGCGGGCCCTCGCGGGCACACTGCGCTGCGACGCCTCGAACATGACCGGGATCATCGACCGACTGGAGGCCCGCGGCCTCGTCTACCGCGAACCCAGCCCCACCGACCGGCGGGTCAAGAACGTCGTCCTCTCGGAGGACGGGGCAGCCGCCGTGTCGAGCATCCGTGACGGCATGCACGGCACCCACCAGGCCCTCGACTCACTCACTGACGCCGAGCGGTCCACCCTCGAAGGCCTGCTCTCGCGCCTGTTCGTCGCCAAGGACGGCCGGGACTCCTGA
- a CDS encoding glycosyltransferase — protein MLSIYEGFFSGGARIVHSDVVLGLHEGGQRHAVLSVNGEMYREETRQRMEDDVCYRSLTAAGVPVTSLGRTPGAPGGPEAFTGPELAATTRAVAAADVILSLKEQPLGLLNQAGLPRRPVVVCLHRSDPENQGAALDELRTAVADGRIAAGICCAESTRAAYAAAGIPAGLLHVIPNGVDLLRFRPDPFRRAQLRTSLGVPERAPVIVFAARYATMKNVPLFLRAARAWLRRQPDGHVLMCGAGMTRANGCLREDIASAFGEDAPLADRLSLLGVRHDMETVYAAADVVSLTSASGEAAPLCLIEGMMCGAVPVATDVGDSASIVTGHGFLTPPDPEAIALAWSEAVARGAEFAPALALSRERFSRTRMIAAYAALIEQVRSRSGRVPLPEPF, from the coding sequence GTGCTGTCGATCTATGAAGGATTCTTCTCGGGCGGGGCCCGGATCGTGCACAGTGATGTGGTGCTGGGGCTCCACGAGGGTGGCCAGCGGCATGCGGTGCTGAGCGTGAATGGCGAAATGTATCGGGAGGAGACCCGGCAGCGGATGGAGGACGACGTCTGCTATCGGTCACTGACCGCGGCGGGTGTGCCGGTCACCTCGCTGGGCCGCACCCCCGGGGCACCCGGCGGCCCCGAGGCGTTCACCGGGCCGGAGCTGGCCGCCACCACGCGGGCGGTGGCCGCCGCGGACGTCATCCTGTCCCTCAAGGAACAGCCACTGGGCCTGCTCAACCAGGCCGGTCTGCCCCGGCGGCCCGTCGTGGTCTGTCTGCACCGCTCCGACCCCGAGAACCAGGGGGCGGCCCTGGACGAGCTGCGGACGGCGGTCGCCGACGGCCGGATCGCCGCCGGGATCTGTTGCGCCGAGTCGACACGCGCCGCGTACGCCGCGGCCGGGATCCCGGCCGGCCTGCTGCACGTCATCCCGAACGGCGTGGATCTGCTGCGATTCCGTCCCGACCCGTTCAGGCGCGCTCAGCTGCGAACGTCCCTGGGCGTCCCGGAGCGTGCGCCCGTGATCGTCTTCGCGGCACGCTACGCCACGATGAAGAACGTACCGCTGTTCCTCCGGGCGGCCCGAGCCTGGCTGCGCCGGCAGCCCGACGGCCACGTCCTGATGTGCGGCGCGGGCATGACGCGGGCCAACGGCTGCCTGCGTGAGGACATCGCCTCCGCGTTCGGCGAGGACGCCCCGCTCGCCGACCGCCTTTCCCTGCTCGGCGTACGGCACGACATGGAGACCGTCTACGCGGCCGCCGACGTGGTGTCGCTGACCTCCGCCAGCGGCGAGGCGGCACCGCTGTGCCTGATCGAGGGCATGATGTGCGGGGCAGTTCCGGTCGCCACCGATGTCGGCGACAGCGCCTCGATCGTGACCGGGCACGGCTTCCTCACCCCGCCCGATCCCGAAGCGATCGCCCTGGCCTGGTCCGAGGCGGTGGCACGGGGCGCCGAGTTCGCACCGGCCCTTGCCCTCAGCCGCGAACGGTTCAGCCGCACCCGCATGATCGCCGCGTACGCCGCGCTCATCGAACAGGTGCGCAGCAGGTCGGGCCGGGTGCCTCTCCCGGAACCCTTCTGA
- a CDS encoding antitoxin codes for MFDNLKNLKDKAEELAEAHGDTISDGLEKAGDIVDDKTDGKYTDKIETGVDKAQEYVEELGEKKA; via the coding sequence GTGTTCGACAACCTCAAGAACCTCAAGGACAAGGCCGAGGAACTCGCCGAGGCCCACGGCGACACGATCTCCGACGGACTGGAGAAGGCCGGCGACATCGTCGACGACAAGACGGACGGCAAATACACCGACAAGATCGAGACCGGTGTGGACAAGGCGCAGGAGTACGTCGAGGAACTGGGCGAGAAGAAGGCCTGA
- a CDS encoding acetyl-CoA synthetase — MASCSAGRVEVTVSPGDAVERRLCVRTGAVVSVTLRPRADDRRWTAVRSAAPAVVLVSGWRVDADGTGRATLRCASVRGGAAGITVTAKAPDVAGAARTAFTLRVSVVPYAKEG, encoded by the coding sequence GTGGCCAGTTGCTCCGCCGGGCGGGTGGAGGTCACCGTCTCGCCCGGGGACGCGGTCGAACGGCGGTTGTGCGTGCGGACCGGGGCGGTGGTCTCGGTCACCCTGCGGCCGCGTGCGGACGACCGGCGCTGGACGGCCGTCCGGAGTGCGGCGCCCGCAGTGGTGCTGGTCTCCGGATGGCGCGTCGACGCCGACGGGACCGGCCGTGCCACCTTGCGCTGCGCGAGCGTTCGGGGTGGGGCGGCCGGGATCACGGTGACGGCGAAGGCTCCGGACGTGGCGGGCGCGGCGCGCACCGCGTTCACGCTCCGGGTGAGTGTGGTCCCGTACGCGAAGGAGGGGTGA
- a CDS encoding SDR family oxidoreductase: protein MQWLIDATPLGRTGRSEDVASVVAFMLSDDAGFLNGIDVLVDGGVFAAVRGD from the coding sequence ATGCAGTGGCTCATCGACGCGACACCGCTGGGCCGGACCGGCCGGTCCGAGGACGTCGCCAGTGTCGTCGCCTTCATGCTCTCGGACGACGCCGGCTTCCTGAACGGCATCGACGTCCTCGTGGACGGTGGTGTGTTCGCCGCCGTGCGCGGCGACTGA
- a CDS encoding response regulator, with protein sequence MIRVVVVDDEALVRSGFELILGAADDIDVVATTTGAEAVDAVRREGPDVVLLDIRMPDVDGLTVLRHLRALPDAPVVAMLTTFDADEYILTALRSGAAGFLLKDTEPDQLAQLVRTLCAGGVVMSPKASRAVWQSHPGATAADDEEAARVGRLTERERDVLVLIAEGLSNADIGSRVHLSAGTVKDHVSAILTKLRVNSRVRAALLAQRAGLLDERNGSEDRG encoded by the coding sequence GTGATCCGGGTAGTGGTGGTGGACGACGAGGCCCTGGTGCGGTCCGGCTTCGAGCTCATCCTCGGCGCGGCCGACGACATCGACGTCGTCGCGACCACGACGGGCGCGGAGGCGGTGGACGCGGTACGGCGGGAGGGACCGGACGTCGTACTGCTGGACATCCGGATGCCGGACGTCGACGGTCTGACCGTACTGCGGCACCTGCGGGCGCTGCCGGACGCGCCCGTGGTGGCGATGCTGACGACGTTCGACGCCGACGAGTACATCCTCACCGCACTGCGCTCCGGGGCGGCCGGCTTTCTGCTCAAGGACACCGAGCCGGACCAACTGGCCCAACTGGTACGGACATTGTGCGCGGGCGGTGTCGTGATGTCACCGAAGGCGTCCCGTGCCGTGTGGCAGAGCCACCCGGGTGCGACCGCCGCGGACGACGAGGAGGCCGCCCGCGTCGGACGGCTCACCGAGCGGGAGCGCGACGTGCTGGTGCTCATCGCGGAGGGGCTGTCCAACGCCGACATCGGCAGCCGCGTCCACCTGAGCGCGGGCACCGTCAAGGACCACGTCAGCGCGATCCTGACCAAGCTGCGCGTGAACAGCCGGGTGCGGGCCGCGCTGCTCGCCCAGCGGGCGGGCCTGCTGGACGAGCGGAACGGGTCGGAGGACCGGGGATGA
- a CDS encoding sensor histidine kinase gives MNAGRPWWARIPDPVVDAVVVAVAAVDVLINLGDSSRLPTAATAVACAALALRRRFPLTVFLFTLPASLMVDIVFASFAALFTLAERSRNRRLLVASAFLFAGVSAVPWPLGNVGSHERAWTLIIFFYTLATAAAPVLLGQLVQARRDLADRLAEIETAREHERLLHSQAVLARERAQLAREMHDVVSHQVSLIAVQAGALQVAAKDADFKEGARTIRSLSVDTLDELRHMVALLRASGSRVGELTPQPTLADLHKLVSTSGIEATLTGDLPSVIATPTQRALYRTVQESLTNVRKHAPGAAATVHLWHTGDRFGVTVTNNAPTRPSLPLPGSQQGLVGLRERAELLNGTFESGPTPDGGYRVTLRIPADAD, from the coding sequence ATGAACGCGGGCAGGCCGTGGTGGGCGCGGATCCCGGATCCGGTCGTCGATGCCGTGGTCGTCGCCGTGGCCGCCGTGGACGTCCTGATCAACCTGGGGGACTCGAGCCGCCTCCCGACGGCCGCGACAGCGGTCGCCTGTGCCGCGCTCGCCCTGCGTCGCCGCTTTCCGCTCACGGTGTTCCTGTTCACGCTCCCGGCCAGCCTGATGGTGGACATCGTCTTCGCCTCGTTCGCCGCGCTGTTCACCCTCGCCGAGCGCTCCCGCAACCGTCGGCTCCTGGTCGCGAGCGCCTTTCTGTTCGCCGGCGTCTCCGCCGTGCCCTGGCCCCTGGGCAACGTCGGCTCGCACGAACGCGCCTGGACGTTGATCATCTTCTTCTACACCCTGGCCACGGCCGCCGCCCCCGTCCTGCTCGGCCAACTCGTCCAGGCCCGGCGGGACCTCGCCGACCGGCTCGCGGAGATCGAGACGGCCCGCGAACACGAGCGGCTGCTGCACTCCCAGGCCGTCCTGGCCCGGGAACGCGCCCAGCTGGCCCGCGAGATGCACGACGTCGTCTCCCACCAGGTGAGCCTGATCGCCGTACAGGCGGGTGCGCTTCAAGTCGCCGCCAAGGACGCGGACTTCAAGGAGGGCGCCCGCACCATCCGTTCGCTGAGCGTCGACACACTCGACGAACTGCGCCACATGGTCGCGCTGTTGCGGGCCTCAGGGAGCCGCGTCGGCGAACTCACCCCGCAGCCCACACTCGCCGACCTGCACAAGCTCGTGTCGACCAGCGGCATCGAGGCGACCCTGACCGGTGATCTCCCCTCCGTCATCGCCACCCCCACGCAACGCGCCCTCTACCGCACCGTGCAGGAGTCCCTGACCAACGTACGGAAACACGCGCCCGGCGCGGCCGCCACCGTCCACCTGTGGCACACCGGCGACCGCTTCGGCGTCACAGTGACCAACAACGCCCCCACCCGCCCCTCCCTGCCCCTGCCCGGCTCCCAACAGGGTCTCGTCGGTCTCCGGGAGCGCGCCGAACTCCTGAACGGCACGTTCGAGTCCGGCCCCACCCCCGACGGCGGTTACCGCGTGACGCTCCGCATCCCGGCGGACGCGGACTGA
- the ykgO gene encoding type B 50S ribosomal protein L36, translating into MKVRKSLRSLKSKPGAQVVRRRGVVFVVNKKNPRFKARQG; encoded by the coding sequence ATGAAGGTGCGCAAGTCCTTGCGTTCACTGAAGTCCAAGCCGGGTGCTCAGGTGGTCCGTCGACGAGGCGTGGTCTTCGTCGTCAACAAGAAGAACCCGCGCTTCAAGGCCCGCCAGGGCTGA
- a CDS encoding type B 50S ribosomal protein L31 translates to MKPRIHPESRPVVFRDRAADVAFVTRSTAHSSKTIEWEDGSTYPVIDVEISSASHPFYTGTSRVLDTAGRVERFERRYGRTVSPRH, encoded by the coding sequence ATGAAGCCCCGCATCCATCCCGAATCCCGTCCCGTCGTCTTCCGTGACCGGGCCGCGGACGTCGCGTTTGTGACCCGTTCGACCGCGCACTCGTCGAAGACGATCGAGTGGGAGGACGGGAGCACCTACCCGGTGATCGACGTCGAGATCTCGTCGGCGAGCCATCCGTTCTACACCGGGACCTCGCGGGTCCTGGACACCGCAGGCCGTGTGGAGCGCTTCGAGCGTCGTTACGGCCGTACGGTCTCGCCGCGGCACTGA
- the rpmG gene encoding 50S ribosomal protein L33: MARNSARPVVTLRSTAGTGVTYVTRKNRGNDPDRLVLRKYDPVVGEHVPFREER; encoded by the coding sequence ATGGCACGCAACAGCGCGCGACCCGTCGTCACGCTGAGGTCGACAGCCGGGACCGGCGTCACCTACGTGACGCGGAAGAACCGCGGAAACGACCCCGACCGGCTCGTCCTGCGTAAGTACGACCCGGTGGTCGGTGAGCACGTCCCGTTCCGGGAGGAGCGCTGA
- a CDS encoding cytochrome P450, protein MAETLTGTASDTAEEVPEFVPPRSAACPFAPPPALAEIREEKPISKVRIWDGSTPWLITRHEDLRAVLGDPRVSVDDKRPGFPFPKKAMAENAHHHPDTLFNTDAPVHTRLRRMLTSSFTAKRMAALRPAIQKVTDEHIDAMLAGPKPADLVQVLGLPIPTLMICELLGVPYEDHEFFQYHATVAVSQTSSAEQDRESSVALGEYLARQIHAKTENPAEDTLSDLAALVKAGELTMGEASLMAVILLIAGHETSANMIALGTLALLEHPEQLALLRETDDPKIVAGAVEELLRYLTIAHTGQRRIALEDIEIGGEVIHAGDGIIVSLPAANWDPEAFPEPDRLDLLRDARQHNAFAFGVHQCLGQQLARVELQVVYGTLYRRVPTLRLATTLEEIDFKEDAMAYGVAALPVTW, encoded by the coding sequence ATGGCTGAGACACTGACTGGAACCGCGAGCGACACGGCCGAAGAGGTCCCCGAGTTCGTGCCGCCCAGGTCGGCCGCCTGTCCGTTCGCGCCGCCGCCGGCCCTCGCGGAGATCCGCGAGGAGAAGCCGATCAGCAAGGTGCGAATCTGGGACGGCAGCACGCCCTGGCTCATCACCCGCCACGAGGACCTGCGGGCCGTCCTCGGCGACCCCCGCGTCAGCGTCGACGACAAGCGGCCCGGCTTTCCGTTCCCGAAGAAGGCCATGGCGGAGAACGCGCACCACCACCCCGACACGCTTTTCAACACGGACGCCCCCGTCCACACCCGGCTCCGCAGGATGCTGACCTCTTCCTTCACCGCCAAGCGGATGGCGGCCCTGCGCCCCGCCATCCAGAAGGTCACCGACGAGCACATCGACGCGATGCTGGCCGGACCGAAGCCGGCCGACCTGGTCCAGGTACTGGGTCTGCCCATTCCGACGCTGATGATCTGCGAACTGCTCGGAGTCCCTTACGAGGACCACGAGTTCTTCCAGTACCACGCCACCGTCGCGGTCAGTCAGACGTCGTCGGCCGAGCAGGACCGCGAGTCGAGCGTCGCCCTCGGCGAGTACCTGGCCCGACAGATCCATGCCAAGACGGAGAACCCGGCCGAAGACACGCTGTCCGACCTGGCGGCCCTGGTCAAGGCCGGTGAACTGACCATGGGTGAGGCGTCCCTCATGGCCGTCATCCTGCTCATCGCCGGGCACGAGACCAGCGCGAACATGATCGCGCTCGGCACCCTCGCGCTGCTGGAGCACCCGGAGCAGCTCGCCCTGCTGCGTGAGACGGACGATCCGAAGATCGTGGCCGGAGCGGTCGAGGAACTGCTGCGCTATCTGACCATCGCCCACACCGGCCAGCGCCGGATCGCCCTGGAGGACATCGAGATCGGCGGCGAGGTCATCCACGCCGGGGACGGAATCATCGTCTCCCTTCCCGCCGCCAACTGGGACCCGGAGGCCTTCCCGGAGCCCGACCGCCTCGACCTGCTCCGCGACGCCCGCCAGCACAACGCGTTCGCCTTCGGCGTCCACCAGTGCCTGGGCCAACAACTCGCCCGCGTAGAGCTCCAGGTCGTCTACGGCACGCTCTACCGGCGCGTCCCCACGCTGCGACTGGCCACCACGCTGGAGGAGATCGACTTCAAGGAAGACGCGATGGCGTACGGCGTCGCCGCGCTGCCGGTCACCTGGTAG
- a CDS encoding SDR family oxidoreductase has product MSGIKGKVVAITGAGSGIGEATALLLAERGARVVLGARRAERLEALAARIEKVGGEAAWVRTDVTRREDLSGLVWLARERYGKLDVLVSNAGVGLISPLDDLRVEDWEEMIDVNLKGVLYGIAEALPVFREQGFGHFVNIVSTSGLRVTPLQSVYAATKNAVRTLSEGLRQEAGEGLRVTVVSPGFVRTDFADRMDSEVKVQIVEKMDSIAIPPAAVARAVAFAVEQPDGVDVGDIVVRPTAQD; this is encoded by the coding sequence ATGTCAGGAATCAAAGGCAAGGTAGTGGCGATCACAGGTGCCGGCAGCGGCATCGGTGAGGCGACCGCGCTCCTGCTCGCCGAGCGCGGCGCCCGGGTCGTCCTCGGGGCGCGCCGTGCGGAGCGTCTCGAGGCCCTGGCCGCCCGTATCGAAAAGGTGGGCGGTGAGGCCGCCTGGGTCCGTACGGACGTGACGCGGCGCGAGGATCTGTCCGGCCTCGTATGGCTGGCCCGCGAGCGGTACGGCAAGCTCGACGTCCTCGTCAGCAACGCCGGAGTCGGTCTGATCTCCCCCCTGGACGACCTCCGCGTCGAGGACTGGGAGGAGATGATCGACGTCAACCTCAAAGGCGTGCTGTACGGGATCGCCGAAGCGCTGCCGGTCTTCCGGGAGCAGGGCTTCGGGCACTTCGTCAACATCGTGTCCACCTCCGGACTGCGCGTCACTCCGCTCCAGTCGGTGTACGCCGCCACGAAGAACGCCGTCCGTACCCTCTCCGAGGGCCTGCGCCAGGAGGCCGGCGAGGGCCTGCGCGTCACCGTCGTCTCGCCGGGGTTCGTCCGTACGGACTTCGCCGACCGCATGGATTCCGAGGTGAAGGTCCAGATCGTCGAAAAGATGGACAGCATCGCGATCCCGCCGGCCGCGGTGGCTCGCGCCGTCGCCTTCGCCGTCGAGCAGCCGGACGGTGTCGACGTGGGTGACATCGTCGTGCGTCCCACCGCGCAGGATTGA